A region from the Beduinella massiliensis genome encodes:
- a CDS encoding DUF3796 domain-containing protein, producing the protein MKEAKRAIGLGIVSVLLLVLSSLYAITFNESRLVAPMDFSTYTFHLKDLPMLCSIALLWLYAIYLFVLLFRAMARRSRETARTHRTRRLNPKLGLLGFLGFLGLLGFVTYRADRTVYPFAFFLFFGFFGFFFEGKMSGTYMDERYRENVKTAQLQAFRVGYVVIFLMLILLGQGALFGNLEYTLIAFVIVTSLSIALVLFLSEYLLYRLDHDESVGDGEE; encoded by the coding sequence ATGAAAGAAGCCAAGCGCGCGATCGGGTTGGGGATCGTCAGCGTACTTCTGTTGGTTCTCTCGTCCCTGTACGCCATCACCTTTAACGAATCGCGCCTCGTCGCGCCGATGGACTTTTCTACCTATACCTTTCACCTTAAGGATCTGCCGATGCTCTGCTCCATCGCGCTGCTCTGGCTGTACGCGATCTATCTGTTCGTGCTGCTGTTTCGCGCCATGGCCCGTAGAAGTCGAGAGACTGCGCGCACGCATCGGACCCGCAGGCTCAATCCCAAGCTCGGTCTCCTGGGATTCCTAGGCTTTCTGGGGCTCCTTGGATTTGTCACTTACCGCGCCGACAGGACGGTCTATCCCTTCGCCTTTTTTCTCTTCTTCGGTTTCTTCGGTTTTTTCTTCGAGGGGAAGATGTCCGGCACTTATATGGATGAACGCTACCGTGAAAACGTAAAGACCGCCCAGCTGCAGGCCTTCCGGGTCGGGTATGTCGTGATCTTCCTCATGCTCATCCTGCTGGGACAGGGTGCGCTTTTCGGAAATCTGGAGTATACCCTGATCGCCTTCGTCATCGTCACCTCTCTTTCGATCGCGTTGGTGCTCTTCCTGAGCGAATACCTGCTCTACCGCCTGGATCACGACGAGTCGGTGGGCGACGGCGAGGAGTAA
- a CDS encoding diguanylate cyclase produces the protein MGERENMERRAAAFVRAYLRRYYSAGADESLTEALSQDVSWIDETDYALGEAGVRALIERRRNAAQSMALAEESLSARSLDGAHFLVTGQAGILLRNAGKNECIRRRVTMLLSRRATGGFLLSHAHLSAPLQGTGSLPAALAPDADIGSGFSRCLCDREHTYLFIGNGLLKLLGCPRDVFLRASGGTALGAVYPADREDVLRQWNAADEAGVYTARYRMCRTDGAPVWVKETGKKSVGGEKAGQICSVYTDITAEMEHHELLRRQIDNDSLTGLLNHRAAYDRGLALFAQDEAQDGSVLVMDVDNFKTVNDTLGHWQGDDVLRTFARILTYCVPQDAVVGRIGGDEFLVLMKTGGQSGAMSVANAILQQTRAVFSQQGTGISCSIGASGSREDRRGFKEIFNAADAALYRAKQKGRNRVEAAE, from the coding sequence ATGGGAGAACGGGAAAACATGGAGCGTCGGGCGGCGGCCTTCGTGCGGGCCTATCTGAGACGGTATTATAGCGCCGGTGCGGACGAAAGCCTCACCGAGGCGCTTTCGCAGGACGTCTCGTGGATTGATGAGACGGACTACGCGTTGGGCGAGGCAGGTGTGCGCGCGCTGATCGAAAGACGGAGAAATGCGGCGCAGAGCATGGCGCTGGCGGAGGAGTCGCTGAGCGCGCGGAGTCTGGACGGGGCCCATTTCCTGGTCACGGGGCAGGCGGGTATCCTACTGCGTAATGCGGGGAAAAACGAATGCATTCGTCGTCGCGTGACGATGCTGCTTTCACGCAGGGCGACAGGCGGTTTTCTGCTGAGCCATGCGCACCTGTCCGCCCCATTGCAGGGGACTGGAAGTCTGCCGGCAGCCCTTGCGCCCGACGCGGATATCGGCAGCGGCTTTTCGCGGTGCCTGTGCGACCGTGAACACACCTATCTCTTCATAGGGAATGGCCTATTAAAGCTTCTCGGCTGCCCGCGCGACGTGTTTTTGCGCGCATCCGGCGGGACGGCGCTGGGCGCAGTTTATCCGGCGGACCGGGAGGACGTCCTGCGGCAATGGAACGCAGCGGACGAGGCAGGTGTCTATACCGCGAGATACCGGATGTGCCGGACGGATGGGGCGCCTGTCTGGGTAAAGGAAACGGGCAAGAAGAGTGTGGGCGGGGAAAAGGCTGGGCAAATTTGCAGCGTCTATACGGACATCACCGCGGAGATGGAGCACCACGAGCTGCTTCGACGTCAAATCGACAACGATTCTCTCACGGGCCTGCTCAACCATCGCGCGGCATATGACAGAGGATTGGCGCTGTTTGCGCAGGACGAGGCGCAGGACGGCTCGGTGCTGGTAATGGACGTCGATAACTTCAAAACAGTCAACGATACCCTGGGGCATTGGCAGGGAGACGACGTGCTGCGCACATTTGCGCGCATCCTGACCTACTGCGTGCCGCAGGACGCGGTGGTTGGACGTATCGGCGGAGACGAGTTTTTGGTTCTGATGAAAACGGGCGGGCAGAGCGGAGCGATGAGCGTCGCCAACGCCATTTTACAGCAGACACGGGCGGTCTTTTCGCAGCAGGGCACGGGAATCTCGTGCAGCATCGGCGCGTCGGGATCGCGGGAGGACAGACGGGGCTTTAAAGAGATCTTCAACGCGGCGGACGCGGCGCTTTATCGTGCCAAACAAAAGGGGCGGAATCGCGTGGAAGCCGCAGAATGA
- a CDS encoding DUF2953 domain-containing protein, translating to MVYVTTFLYALLLVPLHISARLDIGERSTVQLKLRALFWTLRFDGVIERGKSGLFFSIRPRGKDGEEGSPIDVPARTLIRPILKNRRARAYIERHVRVDKLVAKARVGMEEAANTARVCGLLSCTLAPLSRLIQKKMRVTPHFGVAPDFSHSVFLMNAQCIIVVLPGDIMATVALGMLHSIRLSAQRAALRAHADVTRIPS from the coding sequence ATGGTATATGTGACGACGTTTTTATACGCGTTGCTGTTGGTGCCGCTTCATATCAGCGCGCGGCTGGACATCGGGGAACGGTCGACCGTGCAGCTCAAGCTGCGCGCGCTGTTTTGGACGCTGCGCTTCGACGGCGTCATCGAAAGGGGAAAGAGCGGCCTCTTTTTTTCCATTCGCCCGCGCGGCAAGGACGGAGAGGAAGGCTCGCCAATCGACGTGCCGGCGCGCACGCTTATTCGGCCGATACTGAAAAACAGGCGAGCCCGCGCCTACATCGAGCGGCACGTGCGCGTAGACAAACTGGTTGCCAAGGCGCGCGTGGGTATGGAGGAAGCTGCGAACACCGCGCGCGTATGCGGCCTGCTCTCCTGTACATTGGCGCCGCTCTCGCGCTTGATTCAAAAAAAGATGCGCGTGACGCCGCACTTTGGCGTCGCGCCGGACTTTTCGCACTCCGTGTTCCTGATGAACGCACAGTGCATAATCGTCGTGCTGCCGGGGGACATTATGGCCACGGTAGCGCTCGGCATGCTGCACAGCATCCGGCTGTCGGCGCAGCGCGCTGCGCTGCGCGCGCACGCGGACGTGACGCGTATTCCGTCCTAG
- a CDS encoding carbamoylphosphate synthase large subunit, producing MNFVFISPHFPANYERFCTALKEHGVTVLGIADTPYEQLTDSLRSALTDYYRVASLEDYESVLRGVAYFIHRYGKIDWLESNNEYWLEQDARLREAFHITSGFMPADMPQVKHKSLMKACYERAGVPTARYHMVSTLDAARAFVAQVGYPVIVKPDNGVGACATYKLCSDDELRRFYESPPSVPYIMEEYVYGAICSYDAILNSEGEPLFESGDYVPYSIMEAVNAGDPQHFTILPRLPDDLRDAGRRCVKAFGARSRFVHFEFFRLWEDHPNLGRAGTIVGLEVNMRPCGGFTPDMYNYALSTDVYRIYADMICYDENRQPEWPEKYYCAFVGRQDGKPYLLSQEALRQRYAGDLMMSAVLPDVLAAGMGKYVFIARFKDTDRMDAFFRDALELVEQ from the coding sequence ATGAACTTTGTCTTTATCTCCCCACATTTTCCCGCCAATTATGAGCGCTTCTGCACAGCGCTCAAGGAGCACGGCGTCACGGTGCTGGGCATCGCGGACACCCCTTACGAGCAGCTGACCGACAGCCTGCGCAGCGCGCTGACCGACTATTACCGCGTCGCCAGCCTGGAGGATTACGAATCCGTCCTGCGCGGCGTAGCGTATTTCATTCACCGCTACGGCAAGATCGACTGGCTGGAATCCAACAACGAGTACTGGCTGGAGCAGGATGCCCGTCTGCGTGAGGCCTTTCATATCACATCCGGCTTTATGCCCGCGGACATGCCGCAGGTCAAGCACAAAAGCCTCATGAAAGCCTGCTATGAAAGGGCGGGCGTTCCCACTGCGCGCTATCACATGGTCTCGACGCTCGACGCGGCTCGCGCCTTCGTCGCGCAGGTCGGTTATCCTGTCATCGTGAAGCCCGACAACGGCGTGGGCGCTTGTGCCACGTACAAGCTCTGTTCGGACGACGAGCTGCGCCGCTTTTACGAAAGCCCGCCATCCGTTCCCTATATTATGGAAGAGTACGTATACGGTGCGATCTGCTCTTACGACGCGATTTTAAATTCTGAAGGCGAACCGCTCTTTGAAAGCGGCGATTACGTCCCCTACTCCATCATGGAGGCGGTCAACGCGGGCGATCCGCAGCACTTTACCATCCTGCCGCGCCTGCCGGACGACCTGCGCGACGCGGGGCGGCGTTGCGTAAAGGCGTTCGGCGCGCGTTCGCGCTTTGTGCACTTCGAGTTCTTCCGTCTGTGGGAGGATCATCCAAACCTCGGACGCGCGGGAACGATCGTAGGGCTCGAGGTCAATATGCGTCCCTGCGGCGGTTTCACGCCGGACATGTACAACTACGCGCTGAGCACCGACGTATACCGCATCTACGCCGACATGATCTGCTACGACGAGAACCGCCAGCCCGAATGGCCGGAAAAGTACTACTGCGCGTTCGTCGGGCGTCAGGACGGCAAGCCGTACCTGCTTTCGCAGGAGGCGCTTCGTCAGCGCTACGCGGGCGACCTGATGATGTCCGCCGTACTGCCGGACGTGCTCGCCGCAGGCATGGGCAAGTACGTATTCATCGCTCGCTTTAAGGATACCGATCGAATGGACGCTTTCTTCCGCGACGCGTTGGAGCTCGTCGAACAATAA
- the ytfJ gene encoding GerW family sporulation protein, whose protein sequence is MDRHPIESLMGTTMENIRDMVDVNTVVGDPVQTTEGVTIIPISRVSFGFVAGGGEYSVDGKGQIKSANVDEALPFAGGSGAGVSVNPVGFLVSGGGQVKLLSANYATPVDRMVEMIPQVVGDLKNMLCDDEEEEPKQSKKKAKKEEAPQAFTVTPLPKDLEKQFEEGND, encoded by the coding sequence ATGGACAGGCATCCTATTGAAAGCCTGATGGGGACAACGATGGAAAATATCCGCGATATGGTGGATGTAAACACCGTCGTGGGCGATCCCGTGCAGACGACGGAGGGCGTGACGATCATCCCCATCTCGCGCGTATCCTTTGGCTTTGTCGCAGGCGGCGGCGAGTACAGCGTGGACGGTAAGGGGCAGATCAAGAGCGCAAACGTGGACGAAGCGCTTCCCTTTGCGGGCGGCAGCGGCGCAGGCGTATCGGTCAACCCCGTGGGTTTCCTCGTGTCGGGGGGCGGACAGGTAAAACTGCTTTCTGCCAACTACGCGACGCCGGTGGATCGCATGGTGGAAATGATTCCACAGGTCGTTGGCGACCTGAAGAACATGCTCTGCGACGACGAGGAAGAGGAACCGAAGCAAAGCAAGAAGAAAGCGAAAAAGGAAGAAGCGCCGCAGGCCTTTACCGTGACGCCGCTTCCCAAGGATCTGGAAAAACAGTTCGAAGAGGGCAATGATTAA
- a CDS encoding ArnT family glycosyltransferase produces the protein MTPALFSSFLWAVLAALLVAASAWMVRFSRTNRLVGRLSNAVTFLFRRGYWVFFASTLGLAVFCRLYGWPGIPANYHTDGIMSVVDGYALARFGTDHYGISYPAMMKAWGYGQQSAMMAYLMSLSTRLFGLSVFAMRLPTLIVSLLGMAAFYDLARRLCGRYYALLALFLLALSPWHISQSRHALDAYMLCHFLLFSVYFLMLGLRRRPFLYVSMVFFSLSMYCYGVAAYIVPPLLLLLAIYLIASRVVRPLDLLLCAVIYLTLSFPLILTLFINALGLETVHLGPITCPYFEDSVRSSDILFFTEQPFMERLYANLLCALRITFLQSSRALGVDTRFGALYPFSAPLLCFGLFLFWRARRSGELAEKVHSDGSLHVRGGFLILVWTLCAFAGCIITNSVTAWRANAIYYPLTLLAAYAIWWACRRVRLLVPLFAALYIAAFAVFFPTYLSENSVATDSQDSPSGQYQALSYARTLPFEHLYLTTNAPADSDYYQYDAPTVRVLYAFGLTPSQYQGEEEIVGANGDPIGYYQDVFEIWPPDYGDYEPDPEENAAYVVPEFALTQFDPAAFSIKRFLSYAVVYPNALMPDGEEETK, from the coding sequence GTGACGCCTGCCCTGTTTTCAAGCTTTCTCTGGGCCGTCCTCGCTGCGCTACTGGTCGCGGCAAGTGCGTGGATGGTTCGTTTTTCGCGCACCAACCGGCTGGTGGGCAGACTGTCCAATGCCGTTACTTTCCTGTTTCGTCGCGGTTACTGGGTTTTTTTCGCCTCGACGCTTGGCTTGGCAGTGTTTTGCCGCCTATACGGCTGGCCCGGCATCCCAGCAAATTACCATACAGACGGCATCATGTCCGTTGTGGACGGCTATGCGCTCGCTCGTTTTGGCACGGATCACTACGGCATCTCCTACCCAGCCATGATGAAGGCCTGGGGATACGGTCAGCAAAGCGCGATGATGGCTTATCTGATGTCCCTCTCAACCCGTCTTTTCGGGCTTTCTGTCTTCGCCATGCGCCTGCCCACGCTGATCGTCAGCCTGCTTGGGATGGCCGCCTTTTACGACCTTGCACGCAGGCTCTGCGGAAGATACTACGCCCTGCTTGCGCTTTTTCTGCTTGCCCTTTCGCCCTGGCACATTTCGCAAAGCCGTCACGCACTGGATGCGTATATGCTTTGTCATTTTCTTCTCTTTTCCGTCTATTTTCTCATGCTGGGGTTACGTCGCCGTCCTTTCCTCTATGTCTCTATGGTATTTTTCTCGCTTTCGATGTATTGTTACGGCGTTGCTGCCTATATCGTGCCGCCGCTCCTGCTTTTACTCGCGATTTATCTGATCGCGAGCCGCGTCGTTCGCCCGCTGGACTTGCTGCTGTGCGCCGTCATCTACCTTACGTTGTCGTTTCCGCTCATCTTGACGCTGTTCATCAATGCTCTGGGGCTTGAGACCGTGCATTTAGGGCCGATCACCTGCCCTTATTTCGAAGACAGCGTTCGCAGCTCAGACATCCTCTTTTTTACGGAGCAGCCCTTCATGGAAAGGCTCTACGCCAATCTGCTATGCGCGCTTCGCATTACCTTCCTGCAGTCATCGCGCGCGCTGGGGGTAGATACGCGTTTCGGGGCGCTCTATCCCTTTAGTGCCCCGTTGCTGTGCTTCGGACTTTTCCTCTTCTGGCGTGCGCGTCGAAGCGGCGAGCTCGCCGAAAAGGTGCATTCCGACGGTTCACTGCACGTCCGCGGCGGCTTTTTAATCCTCGTCTGGACGCTCTGCGCTTTCGCTGGCTGCATAATCACCAACAGTGTGACCGCCTGGCGCGCAAATGCCATTTACTACCCGCTCACCCTGCTCGCGGCTTACGCCATCTGGTGGGCATGCCGCCGCGTTCGTCTGCTCGTTCCGCTCTTTGCGGCGCTTTATATCGCCGCTTTTGCCGTCTTCTTTCCGACCTATCTTTCCGAAAATTCGGTCGCAACGGACTCACAGGATTCCCCCTCTGGCCAGTACCAGGCTCTGTCCTACGCGCGGACGCTCCCTTTTGAACACCTGTACTTGACCACCAACGCCCCCGCGGACAGCGATTACTATCAATACGATGCTCCAACTGTTCGCGTGCTCTACGCTTTCGGCCTCACGCCTTCTCAGTATCAGGGGGAAGAGGAAATCGTCGGCGCAAACGGTGATCCCATCGGCTATTATCAGGATGTCTTTGAGATATGGCCTCCGGATTACGGCGACTACGAGCCGGATCCCGAAGAAAACGCAGCCTATGTGGTTCCGGAATTTGCGCTCACACAGTTCGATCCGGCTGCGTTCTCCATCAAGCGCTTTCTCAGCTACGCGGTCGTCTATCCGAACGCTCTGATGCCGGACGGAGAGGAGGAAACAAAATGA
- a CDS encoding D-alanyl-D-alanine carboxypeptidase family protein: MKRWIAGLFTALLVLYNGTAAAATSAAAACVMEQSTGRVLFSYNADAKLPMASTTKVMTALLVFEQGNLSDEVVCTKNAYGVPGTSIYLNLGEKLTLEQMVTGLMLASGNDAAVAIAEHLGGSVEGFAQMMNERAKALGADNTHFITPHGLPMEGHYTTARDLTLIARQAMTIPRFRDLVSTQRASIPWEGRDYDRQLRNKNRLLSDYPGATGIKTGFTRAAGRCLAFGARRDGMELVGVVLNCGDWFDEAERLMDTCFEAYDMLTLFRAGQDARAVGVSGGMDRSVRAVSQTSLSVPVREGEEAKLVVDLPDTVQAPVYAGMELGTASAVLNGETLLTVPLVAARSVQAESFMTNIKTILLHWPLLGGAR, encoded by the coding sequence ATGAAAAGATGGATCGCGGGGCTTTTCACGGCGCTGCTCGTCCTGTATAATGGAACTGCGGCGGCCGCGACGAGTGCGGCGGCCGCGTGCGTCATGGAGCAATCCACGGGCCGCGTGCTCTTTTCTTACAACGCGGACGCAAAGCTTCCCATGGCGTCGACGACCAAGGTCATGACGGCGCTGCTGGTATTCGAGCAGGGCAATCTTTCGGATGAGGTGGTCTGCACGAAGAACGCCTACGGCGTGCCGGGTACCTCGATCTATCTGAACCTCGGAGAAAAGCTGACGCTGGAACAGATGGTCACGGGGCTGATGCTCGCCTCCGGCAATGACGCGGCGGTCGCCATCGCGGAGCACCTGGGCGGCAGCGTCGAGGGCTTTGCGCAGATGATGAACGAGCGCGCCAAAGCGCTGGGGGCGGATAACACGCACTTCATCACGCCGCACGGGCTGCCCATGGAGGGGCACTACACGACCGCGCGCGACCTGACGCTGATCGCGCGCCAGGCGATGACGATTCCGCGCTTTCGCGATCTGGTCTCCACCCAGCGCGCGTCCATCCCCTGGGAAGGGCGCGATTACGACCGGCAGCTTCGCAACAAGAACCGCCTGCTGTCGGATTACCCCGGGGCTACGGGCATCAAGACCGGCTTTACGCGCGCGGCGGGGCGCTGCCTCGCGTTCGGCGCGCGACGGGACGGGATGGAGCTCGTCGGCGTGGTGCTGAACTGCGGCGACTGGTTTGACGAGGCGGAGAGGCTGATGGATACCTGCTTTGAAGCCTACGACATGCTGACGCTCTTCCGCGCTGGGCAGGATGCGCGCGCCGTCGGCGTCAGCGGCGGCATGGACCGCAGCGTGCGCGCGGTGTCGCAGACGAGCCTTTCAGTCCCTGTGCGCGAGGGCGAAGAGGCGAAGCTCGTCGTCGATTTGCCGGATACCGTACAGGCCCCGGTCTACGCGGGCATGGAGCTTGGCACCGCCAGCGCAGTGCTGAACGGTGAGACGCTTTTGACCGTGCCGCTGGTCGCCGCGCGCAGCGTACAGGCGGAATCCTTTATGACGAACATCAAGACCATCCTGCTGCACTGGCCTTTGCTTGGCGGCGCGAGATGA
- the yfcE gene encoding phosphodiesterase, producing the protein MKYLFASDIHGSRGAAEQVLARYAAEGASRLILLGDLLYHGPRNDLPADYDPKAVIRLLNDAKKEILCVRGNCDAEVDQMVLEFPITADCMLLDLAGRAAFVTHGHVFNLSSLPPLKDGDLLIHGHTHVLTVQQKAGITYINPGSAALPKEGNPKSYMVWEDGLFTIKELDGTVITAYDSRI; encoded by the coding sequence ATGAAATACCTGTTTGCATCCGACATTCACGGCTCGCGCGGCGCGGCCGAACAGGTGCTCGCACGCTATGCCGCTGAAGGGGCGTCCCGCCTCATACTGCTGGGCGACCTGCTCTATCACGGTCCGCGCAACGACCTGCCCGCCGATTATGACCCGAAGGCGGTCATTCGCCTGCTCAACGACGCCAAAAAGGAAATTCTCTGCGTGCGGGGAAACTGCGACGCGGAGGTCGACCAAATGGTGCTGGAATTCCCGATTACCGCGGATTGCATGCTGCTGGATCTTGCCGGGCGCGCTGCATTTGTGACGCACGGGCACGTTTTCAACCTCTCATCGCTTCCGCCCCTGAAGGACGGCGACCTGCTGATCCATGGACACACGCACGTGCTCACCGTGCAGCAAAAGGCGGGAATTACCTACATCAATCCCGGCTCCGCCGCGCTGCCCAAGGAGGGCAATCCGAAATCCTACATGGTCTGGGAAGACGGCCTGTTTACCATCAAGGAACTCGACGGAACGGTTATCACCGCCTACGACAGCCGCATCTGA
- a CDS encoding helix-turn-helix domain-containing protein, which produces MKNYLDILRGLREDNDLTQADVAHILGTTQQVYSRYENGVNEIPLRHFITLCRFYRVSADWVLGLGVYRQD; this is translated from the coding sequence ATGAAAAACTATCTGGACATCCTGCGTGGTCTGCGGGAGGACAACGACCTGACGCAAGCGGACGTAGCCCATATCCTGGGGACGACGCAGCAGGTGTACTCACGGTATGAAAATGGGGTTAATGAAATTCCGCTGCGCCATTTTATCACGCTTTGCCGCTTTTACCGCGTGAGCGCGGACTGGGTACTCGGGCTCGGCGTATACCGGCAGGATTGA
- the hisS gene encoding histidine--tRNA ligase, translating to MKIQPLKGMRDYLPDEMRLRDYVQGEILKTYRASGFERIATPMLEDMENLDKSDGGDNLNLIFKVLKRGDKLDAALASGSEKELSDMGLRYDLTLPLSRYYAANRANLPAPFKVIQTDRVFRAERPQKGRMREFVQCDIDILGDESVNAEIELIDVTARALLSIGFTDFTVNINDRRMLRGMLGTMGFPADTLDSVCVTFDKLDKVGADGVRAELTEKGFPARAVEALDDFLRAGDFALERVAALCEDRSLGENLQRVLDTVRRLAGDRYAIAYCPSLVRGQGYYTGMVFEVTCAAFSGAVAGGGRYDEMIGKFIGQKVPAVGFSIGFERICGILMDQGFVIPADKQKLALLYRADADFAPVLKKAEALRERYAVTVLMQQKKLGKQLGALEAAGFAAAAFADNEDIKELGQKAE from the coding sequence ATGAAGATTCAGCCGCTCAAGGGCATGAGGGACTACCTGCCGGACGAAATGCGCCTGCGCGATTACGTGCAGGGTGAAATTTTGAAAACCTACCGCGCCAGCGGTTTTGAACGCATCGCCACCCCGATGCTCGAGGACATGGAAAACCTCGACAAGAGCGACGGCGGCGACAACCTGAACCTGATCTTTAAGGTGCTCAAGCGCGGCGACAAGCTCGACGCGGCGCTCGCCTCCGGAAGCGAAAAGGAGCTATCCGACATGGGCCTTCGCTACGACCTGACGCTGCCCCTCTCCCGATATTACGCGGCAAACCGTGCAAACCTTCCCGCGCCCTTCAAGGTAATCCAAACCGATCGCGTCTTCCGCGCCGAGCGTCCGCAGAAGGGCCGGATGCGCGAATTCGTGCAGTGCGACATCGACATTCTCGGGGACGAGAGCGTTAACGCGGAGATCGAACTGATTGACGTGACGGCGCGCGCGCTCCTCTCCATCGGCTTCACCGACTTCACCGTGAACATCAACGACCGGCGCATGCTGCGCGGCATGCTCGGAACGATGGGCTTTCCCGCCGATACGCTGGACAGCGTATGTGTCACCTTCGATAAGCTGGACAAGGTCGGCGCGGACGGCGTGCGCGCGGAGCTCACGGAAAAGGGCTTCCCCGCACGGGCGGTAGAGGCCCTGGATGACTTCCTGCGCGCGGGCGACTTCGCGCTCGAGCGCGTCGCCGCGCTGTGCGAAGACAGGTCCCTCGGCGAAAACCTGCAGCGGGTCCTCGACACCGTGCGCCGTCTTGCCGGGGACCGTTACGCCATCGCCTACTGCCCCTCTCTCGTGCGCGGACAGGGCTATTACACGGGCATGGTCTTTGAGGTTACCTGCGCTGCCTTTTCCGGCGCGGTCGCCGGCGGCGGGCGCTACGACGAGATGATCGGCAAATTCATCGGCCAGAAGGTGCCTGCTGTGGGCTTTTCCATCGGCTTTGAACGCATCTGCGGCATTTTGATGGATCAGGGCTTCGTCATCCCCGCCGATAAGCAAAAGCTCGCGCTGCTCTACCGCGCGGACGCGGACTTTGCGCCGGTGCTGAAGAAGGCCGAAGCGCTGCGCGAGCGCTATGCGGTTACGGTGCTCATGCAGCAAAAAAAGCTGGGCAAGCAGCTCGGCGCGCTGGAGGCTGCGGGCTTTGCCGCCGCCGCCTTCGCGGACAACGAAGACATCAAGGAGCTCGGGCAGAAGGCCGAGTAA
- a CDS encoding exodeoxyribonuclease III — protein sequence MKLISWNVNGLRACLGKGFMDYFAAQQADFFCLQETKMQEGQAEVPTEGYLQYWNSAVKKGYSGTAIFAKESPRSVRYGLGIEEHDQEGRVITLEYEGFFLVTVYTPNAQRELTRLSYRMRWEEDFRAYLKALDAQKPVIVCGDMNVAHKEIDLKNAKSNAGNAGFTDEEREQMTRTLESGFVDTFRHLYPDKTGCYSWWSYMFNARKNNAGWRIDYFLVSERVKDRIREARIDADVYGSDHCPVVLEIEL from the coding sequence ATGAAACTGATTTCCTGGAACGTCAATGGCCTGCGCGCCTGTCTCGGCAAGGGATTTATGGACTATTTCGCCGCACAGCAGGCCGACTTCTTTTGCCTGCAGGAGACCAAGATGCAGGAAGGTCAGGCGGAAGTCCCCACGGAGGGATACTTGCAGTACTGGAACAGCGCCGTCAAAAAGGGCTACTCCGGCACCGCCATTTTCGCCAAAGAATCCCCGCGCAGCGTGCGTTACGGCCTCGGAATCGAGGAGCACGATCAAGAGGGGCGCGTCATCACCCTGGAATATGAAGGTTTTTTTCTCGTCACCGTCTATACGCCCAACGCTCAGCGTGAGCTCACCCGTCTTTCCTACCGCATGCGATGGGAAGAGGACTTCCGCGCGTACCTCAAGGCGCTCGATGCGCAAAAGCCCGTCATCGTCTGTGGGGATATGAACGTCGCGCACAAGGAAATCGACCTGAAGAACGCCAAGTCCAATGCCGGAAACGCGGGCTTTACGGATGAGGAACGCGAACAGATGACCCGGACGCTTGAGAGCGGTTTTGTCGATACGTTCCGCCACCTCTATCCGGACAAGACCGGCTGCTATTCCTGGTGGTCCTATATGTTCAACGCCAGAAAGAACAACGCCGGATGGCGCATTGATTACTTTCTCGTCTCCGAGCGCGTCAAGGACCGCATCCGCGAGGCACGCATCGACGCGGACGTATACGGAAGCGATCACTGCCCTGTAGTGCTTGAAATCGAACTATGA
- a CDS encoding helix-turn-helix domain-containing protein, translating to MPEFECRLKKYRLQSDMTQEQLALRVGVRRETIMRLEKAQYNPSLKLAIDISRAVKASIEEIFIFPENTHE from the coding sequence ATGCCGGAATTTGAGTGCAGGTTAAAGAAGTACAGGCTTCAAAGCGACATGACGCAGGAGCAGCTGGCGCTTCGCGTCGGGGTGCGGCGCGAAACCATCATGCGTCTGGAAAAGGCGCAGTACAACCCCTCCCTCAAGCTCGCAATCGACATCTCGCGGGCGGTCAAGGCGTCGATCGAAGAAATATTTATCTTCCCGGAAAATACGCACGAATGA